Proteins encoded together in one Synechococcus sp. A15-62 window:
- a CDS encoding phytoene synthase encodes MPLASPDLDAAFEACRRETAEWAKTFYIGTLLLPPEKRRAIWAIYVWCRRTDELMDSPEAQARPVEELAERLDRWEEKTRALFDGRVEDDLDAVMVDTLERFPQGIQPYLDMIEGQRMDLTWTRYPRFEDLKLYCYRVAGTVGLMTQGVMGVDQAYTSAPWSDCPDTSDAAVALGIANQLTNILRDVGEDRGRGRIYLPQEDLERFGYSEEELMAGTLNNAWRALMRFQLERARDWFARSEAGVRWLSADARWPVWTSLRLYRGILDEIERVDYDVFNHRAYVAKVNKLLDLPRSFLLAQSR; translated from the coding sequence ATGCCCCTCGCCTCCCCGGATCTCGACGCAGCCTTTGAGGCCTGCCGTCGGGAGACCGCCGAGTGGGCCAAGACGTTCTATATCGGCACCTTGCTTCTCCCTCCGGAGAAGCGGCGTGCCATCTGGGCGATTTATGTGTGGTGCCGGCGCACCGATGAATTGATGGACAGCCCGGAGGCCCAGGCGCGTCCGGTCGAAGAACTTGCAGAGCGGCTCGACCGCTGGGAGGAGAAGACCCGTGCTCTCTTTGATGGCCGGGTGGAGGACGACCTGGATGCGGTGATGGTGGACACCCTGGAGCGCTTTCCCCAGGGCATTCAGCCTTACCTCGACATGATTGAGGGCCAGCGGATGGACCTCACCTGGACCCGCTACCCCCGCTTTGAAGACCTCAAGCTCTATTGCTATCGCGTGGCAGGCACTGTTGGCTTGATGACCCAGGGGGTGATGGGTGTCGACCAGGCCTACACCTCAGCCCCCTGGAGCGACTGTCCCGACACCTCCGATGCCGCCGTCGCTCTGGGGATCGCCAACCAACTCACCAACATCCTCCGGGATGTGGGGGAAGACCGGGGCCGTGGTCGTATCTATCTGCCGCAGGAAGATCTCGAGCGTTTCGGCTATTCCGAGGAGGAGTTGATGGCTGGAACCCTCAACAATGCCTGGCGTGCGTTGATGCGCTTCCAGCTGGAGCGGGCCCGCGATTGGTTTGCTCGCTCCGAAGCAGGAGTCCGTTGGCTGTCTGCCGATGCGCGCTGGCCGGTGTGGACGTCGCTTCGGCTCTACCGCGGCATCCTGGATGAAATCGAGCGGGTCGATTACGACGTGTTCAATCACCGTGCCTACGTGGCCAAGGTCAACAAGCTGCTTGATCTGCCTCGTTCATTCCTGTTGGCTCAGTCACGCTAA
- a CDS encoding Ycf34 family protein, translating into MCICVDCSWVDRCQAYHAVERQHGVPHLAQTPDFEPDAPRIHVSVMDLPNGQAGIEWDVRSCSSFKADPGRWQRCRPGQELPR; encoded by the coding sequence ATGTGCATCTGCGTGGATTGCAGTTGGGTCGACCGTTGTCAGGCCTATCACGCAGTTGAGCGTCAGCATGGTGTTCCGCATCTGGCCCAGACCCCGGATTTTGAGCCAGACGCGCCTCGCATTCACGTTTCGGTGATGGATCTCCCCAATGGCCAGGCCGGGATTGAGTGGGATGTGCGGTCCTGCTCCAGCTTCAAGGCGGATCCAGGACGATGGCAGCGTTGCCGTCCTGGACAGGAGCTGCCCCGATGA
- a CDS encoding CCA tRNA nucleotidyltransferase translates to MAQGSGDALLDQLRERLAPAQWPLPLARLPEGTALVGGAVRDGLLNRLQEQPDLDLVVPSDAIALTKGLAKELNGTCVVLDAERSIARLVLGGWTVDIARQGGDHIEDDLWRRDYRLNAIAVSLQPWGELWDPTGGLNDLQQGCLTAVSEANLVDDPLRLLRGLRLMAEIPLTISSQTMGWIERHAARLPEAAPERILAELQRLVRGDHADAAIAALRSLPLLHPWAAAGQPPTPGNTAGLSSEEAAAAVPLARLTALVSDEGLNQLRASRALRQRCKRLRSWQQRTGQAPESLSENDRLQLHEELEGDLPALALQLPMPEKGIWLRRWRDAEDPLFHPRTPIDGNGLLTALKVEPGPRLGRLLHHLKLEHAFGRIQTPSEALKEAQHFLTRESEAL, encoded by the coding sequence ATGGCCCAAGGCTCCGGCGACGCGTTGCTTGACCAGCTGCGAGAGCGACTGGCGCCAGCCCAGTGGCCTCTCCCCTTGGCACGGCTGCCGGAGGGCACGGCACTGGTGGGTGGCGCCGTGCGGGATGGCTTGCTGAACCGTCTCCAGGAGCAGCCGGATCTGGACCTGGTGGTCCCATCGGATGCCATCGCCCTGACCAAGGGCTTGGCCAAGGAGCTCAATGGCACTTGTGTGGTGCTGGACGCAGAACGGAGCATTGCTCGGCTGGTGCTTGGGGGCTGGACGGTTGACATCGCCCGACAGGGCGGAGACCACATCGAAGACGACCTCTGGCGGCGCGACTACCGGCTCAATGCCATCGCCGTGTCGCTCCAACCCTGGGGAGAGCTGTGGGATCCCACAGGGGGACTGAATGACCTCCAGCAGGGGTGCCTGACCGCCGTCTCGGAAGCCAACCTCGTGGACGATCCTCTGCGGCTGCTGCGGGGATTGCGGCTAATGGCGGAAATCCCGCTCACCATCTCCAGCCAGACCATGGGCTGGATAGAGCGCCACGCCGCACGGCTTCCGGAAGCAGCACCGGAGCGGATCCTGGCGGAACTGCAGCGCCTGGTGCGGGGCGACCATGCTGACGCCGCGATTGCAGCCCTCAGGAGCCTGCCGTTGCTGCATCCCTGGGCGGCCGCAGGGCAACCTCCCACGCCCGGCAACACCGCAGGCCTGAGCAGCGAGGAAGCCGCAGCAGCAGTGCCCTTGGCGCGGCTGACGGCCCTGGTGAGCGATGAGGGCCTCAACCAACTCCGGGCCAGCCGCGCCCTGCGCCAACGCTGCAAACGGCTGCGGAGCTGGCAGCAACGCACCGGTCAGGCACCGGAGTCGCTATCCGAGAACGATCGACTGCAATTGCACGAGGAGCTGGAGGGGGATCTCCCCGCCTTGGCCCTGCAACTACCCATGCCCGAGAAAGGGATCTGGCTGCGGCGATGGCGCGACGCTGAGGACCCTCTGTTCCACCCCAGAACTCCAATCGACGGCAACGGCCTGCTCACGGCCCTGAAGGTCGAACCCGGGCCCCGTCTCGGACGCCTGCTGCATCATCTGAAGCTTGAACATGCCTTTGGGCGCATCCAAACCCCAAGCGAGGCGCTGAAGGAGGCCCAACATTTCTTGACCCGTGAAAGCGAGGCTCTGTGA
- a CDS encoding NAD(P)H-quinone oxidoreductase subunit M — MADTLLKCTTRHVRLFTAALQEEDLVPSDDQLTLDLDPDNEFLWDAASLAKVQGRFKELVDAAAGGELSDYTLRRIGTDLEGFIRQLLQAGELSYNPDGRVQNFSMGLPRTPELL, encoded by the coding sequence TTGGCTGACACCCTTCTCAAGTGCACCACCCGCCACGTGCGCCTGTTCACAGCAGCACTTCAAGAGGAGGATCTGGTTCCTTCGGATGACCAGCTGACCTTGGATCTGGATCCCGACAACGAATTTCTCTGGGATGCCGCCAGCCTCGCCAAGGTGCAGGGACGCTTCAAGGAACTAGTGGATGCCGCAGCCGGCGGCGAACTGAGTGACTACACCCTGCGCCGCATCGGCACAGACCTGGAGGGATTCATCCGGCAACTGCTCCAGGCCGGAGAACTCAGCTACAACCCAGATGGCCGCGTGCAGAACTTCTCCATGGGCCTGCCCCGCACCCCTGAACTGTTGTGA
- the pds gene encoding 15-cis-phytoene desaturase, producing MRVAIAGAGLAGLSCAKYLADAGHTPIVVEARDVLGGKVAAWKDEEGDWYETGLHIFFGAYPNMLQLFKELNIEDRLQWKSHSMIFNQQDEPGTYSRFDFPDLPAPVNGVAAILGNNDMLSWPEKISFGLGLVPAMLRGQGYVEECDKYSWTEWLRVHNIPERVNDEVFLAMSKALNFIDPDEISATVVLTALNRFLQEKNGSKMAFLDGAPPERLCQPVVEHIESLGGEVHLDSPLREIKLNADGSVAAFHIGGVKGKESFDLTADAYVSALPVDPFKLLLPEPWKQMEVFQKLDGLRGVPVINLHLWFDRKLTDIDHLLFSRSPLLSVYADMSITCREYEDPDKSMLELVFAPAKDWIGRPDEEIIEATMGELKKLFPMHFSGDNPATLRKYKVVKTPLSVYKTTPGCQELRPDQTTPIKNFFLAGDYTMQRYLASMEGAVLSGKLCAGAVDRKTGQLASSTSSSEPVTA from the coding sequence ATGCGCGTCGCTATTGCCGGAGCTGGTCTTGCTGGACTCTCCTGTGCCAAATACCTGGCAGATGCCGGCCACACCCCCATCGTGGTTGAAGCCCGTGATGTGCTGGGCGGCAAGGTGGCGGCCTGGAAAGACGAGGAAGGCGACTGGTACGAGACCGGCCTGCACATCTTCTTCGGGGCCTACCCGAACATGCTGCAGCTGTTCAAGGAGCTGAACATCGAAGACCGGCTGCAGTGGAAGAGCCATTCGATGATCTTCAACCAGCAGGACGAACCCGGCACCTACAGCCGCTTTGATTTCCCCGATCTGCCGGCACCGGTTAATGGTGTGGCGGCGATCCTGGGCAACAACGACATGCTGAGCTGGCCTGAGAAAATCAGCTTCGGCCTGGGCCTTGTGCCTGCGATGCTCCGGGGTCAGGGGTACGTCGAGGAGTGCGACAAATACTCCTGGACCGAGTGGCTGCGGGTCCACAACATCCCAGAGCGGGTGAACGATGAGGTGTTCTTGGCCATGAGCAAGGCCCTGAATTTCATCGATCCCGATGAAATTTCTGCCACGGTTGTGCTCACAGCGCTCAATCGCTTCCTGCAGGAGAAGAACGGCTCCAAGATGGCGTTCCTGGATGGCGCACCGCCGGAGCGCCTCTGCCAGCCGGTGGTCGAGCACATCGAGTCACTGGGTGGTGAAGTGCACCTTGACAGCCCCCTGCGTGAGATCAAGCTCAATGCCGACGGTTCGGTGGCGGCCTTCCACATCGGTGGCGTGAAGGGCAAGGAGAGCTTCGATCTCACCGCTGATGCCTATGTCAGTGCCTTGCCGGTGGATCCTTTCAAGCTGCTGCTGCCTGAGCCCTGGAAGCAGATGGAGGTGTTCCAGAAGTTGGATGGCCTCCGGGGTGTCCCCGTGATCAACTTGCACCTCTGGTTCGATCGCAAGCTCACCGACATCGACCATCTGCTGTTCAGCCGTTCTCCCCTGCTCAGCGTGTATGCCGACATGAGCATCACCTGCCGGGAGTACGAAGACCCCGATAAGTCGATGCTTGAGCTGGTCTTTGCTCCCGCCAAAGACTGGATCGGCCGTCCCGACGAGGAGATCATCGAGGCCACCATGGGTGAGCTCAAGAAGCTGTTCCCAATGCACTTCAGTGGCGATAACCCCGCCACCCTGCGCAAATACAAGGTCGTGAAGACGCCGTTGTCCGTTTACAAGACGACTCCCGGTTGCCAGGAGCTGCGCCCGGATCAAACCACCCCGATCAAGAACTTTTTCCTTGCGGGCGACTACACCATGCAGCGCTATCTCGCCTCGATGGAGGGTGCTGTGCTCAGTGGCAAGCTCTGTGCCGGTGCGGTGGACCGCAAGACAGGCCAGCTGGCATCATCGACCTCTTCCAGTGAGCCTGTGACGGCCTGA
- a CDS encoding RNA-binding protein, producing MSIRLYIGNLPQTFEEQELVALLKSVGEGIRFKSVLDRETGACRGFGFANVDDPKLADAVIEALNGKEFGGSALRVERSERRDNNAGGNRRGAPNAAGQPQVARKAVNKVVHSDAKNEGAPDPRWAGELSKLKDLLANQKTAV from the coding sequence ATGAGCATCCGCCTGTACATCGGCAACCTGCCGCAGACCTTTGAAGAACAGGAGCTGGTGGCTCTGCTCAAGTCGGTGGGAGAAGGGATCCGGTTCAAGTCGGTTCTCGACCGGGAAACCGGGGCATGCCGCGGTTTCGGCTTCGCCAACGTGGACGATCCGAAGCTGGCTGACGCCGTGATCGAAGCGCTGAATGGCAAGGAGTTCGGCGGCAGCGCTCTGCGCGTCGAGCGCTCCGAGCGTCGCGACAACAATGCTGGTGGCAACCGTCGTGGGGCACCCAACGCAGCCGGTCAGCCTCAAGTGGCCCGCAAGGCGGTGAACAAAGTGGTTCACTCCGATGCGAAGAACGAGGGCGCTCCCGACCCCCGCTGGGCCGGCGAGCTGTCCAAGCTCAAGGATCTCTTGGCCAACCAGAAGACGGCGGTTTGA
- a CDS encoding NnrU family protein — translation MASTHHSSVVMLVLLILFAVIHSGGAALRSRAEDVIGARAWRLIFAAASIPSAVVVIGWFLAHRYDGVRLWNLQGVPGVIPIVWIGTAISFLFLYPATYNLLEIPAVLKPQVRLYATGIIRISRHPQAIGQILWCLTHALWIGSSFMLVTCAGLIGHHLFAVWHGDRRLKTRFGEAFDELKASTSIVPFAAVLDGRQQLEWQEFVRPAQLGIAIAVGVFWWAHRFIPTAAELMRNSALQNLLG, via the coding sequence ATGGCCTCCACCCACCACAGCAGCGTCGTGATGCTGGTGCTGCTGATCCTGTTTGCGGTGATTCACAGCGGTGGAGCTGCCCTGCGCAGCCGGGCTGAGGACGTGATCGGAGCGAGGGCCTGGCGCCTGATCTTCGCGGCAGCCAGCATTCCCTCGGCCGTGGTGGTGATCGGCTGGTTCCTGGCCCATCGCTACGACGGGGTGCGGCTTTGGAATCTCCAGGGCGTGCCTGGGGTGATTCCGATCGTCTGGATCGGAACCGCCATCAGCTTTCTCTTCCTTTATCCAGCCACCTACAACCTGCTGGAGATCCCGGCGGTGCTGAAACCACAGGTGCGTCTTTATGCCACGGGAATCATCCGCATCAGCCGCCATCCCCAGGCCATCGGGCAAATTCTCTGGTGCCTCACCCACGCCCTCTGGATCGGCAGCAGTTTCATGTTGGTGACCTGCGCGGGCCTGATCGGCCATCACCTCTTCGCCGTCTGGCATGGCGACCGGCGCCTGAAGACCCGCTTCGGTGAGGCCTTTGATGAGCTCAAGGCCAGCACATCGATCGTGCCGTTCGCTGCCGTTCTGGACGGACGCCAGCAGCTGGAGTGGCAGGAATTTGTCCGCCCCGCGCAACTGGGCATCGCCATTGCCGTCGGCGTCTTCTGGTGGGCCCACCGCTTCATTCCGACGGCTGCCGAGTTGATGCGCAATTCAGCACTCCAGAACCTGCTGGGCTGA
- the tsaB gene encoding tRNA (adenosine(37)-N6)-threonylcarbamoyltransferase complex dimerization subunit type 1 TsaB translates to MTALPLLLALHSCSDCFGMALLDPQQPGAEPLVQVHPDGRGLSNSLISRVQELLPPERWPHLQGLAVATGPGGFTGTRLTVVMARTLAQQLDCPLLGVSSYALMAPRLEGQLPKAMQGEPFWITQELPRRGVVGGEYQITAGQVHELSLPTLLPQGASPQPTVEVQLDMEADVAQLLKLLQCSHAAGAAMPWAEVLPIYPTSPVGQV, encoded by the coding sequence ATGACGGCTCTGCCGCTGTTGCTCGCCCTGCACAGCTGTTCTGACTGCTTCGGCATGGCACTGCTGGATCCCCAGCAGCCCGGGGCAGAGCCTCTGGTGCAGGTCCATCCTGATGGCCGGGGCCTGTCCAACAGCTTGATTTCGCGGGTTCAGGAGCTCCTCCCGCCTGAGCGTTGGCCCCACTTGCAGGGCCTTGCTGTGGCGACGGGACCCGGTGGCTTCACCGGCACCCGCCTCACGGTGGTGATGGCCCGTACCCTGGCGCAACAGCTGGATTGCCCCCTGCTGGGGGTGAGCAGTTATGCCCTGATGGCCCCACGTCTGGAGGGGCAATTGCCCAAAGCCATGCAGGGGGAACCGTTCTGGATCACCCAGGAGTTGCCCCGGCGGGGGGTGGTGGGTGGCGAATACCAGATCACGGCTGGGCAGGTGCATGAACTCAGCCTGCCGACCCTGCTGCCGCAGGGGGCATCACCCCAGCCCACTGTTGAGGTGCAGCTTGATATGGAGGCGGATGTGGCGCAGTTGCTGAAGCTGCTGCAGTGCAGCCATGCTGCCGGGGCAGCGATGCCCTGGGCTGAGGTTCTGCCGATCTACCCCACCTCCCCTGTTGGACAGGTCTGA
- a CDS encoding LysR family transcriptional regulator: MADLPFTLDQLRILRAIVSEGSFKKAADSLYVTQPAVSLQIQNLEKQLEVSLFDRGGRKAQLTEAGHLLLSYCDRILSQCHEACRALDDLHNLKGGSLIVGASQTTGTYLMPRMIGLFRQKYPDVSVQLQVHSTRRTGWSVANGQIDLAIIGGELPAELNELLQVVPYASDELALVLPVKHPLARLAELTKEDLYRLGFVCLDAQSTTRKMVDQLLARSGLDVQRLRIDMELNSLEAIKNAVQAGLGAAFVPVVSIERELSAGTIHRPQVADLQVRRQLKLITHPARYCSRASVAFRNDVLPVFASADSPIRQAAKVVPEAIGEQLVQN, encoded by the coding sequence GTGGCCGATCTGCCGTTCACCCTCGACCAGCTGCGGATCCTTCGCGCGATTGTCAGTGAGGGCAGCTTCAAGAAAGCTGCCGACAGTCTTTACGTCACCCAGCCCGCCGTCAGCCTTCAGATCCAGAACCTGGAGAAGCAGCTGGAGGTGTCGCTGTTTGATCGCGGCGGGCGCAAGGCGCAGCTCACTGAAGCGGGCCATCTGCTGCTGAGTTACTGCGACCGGATCCTGAGCCAGTGCCACGAAGCCTGTCGGGCCCTGGATGATCTCCACAACCTCAAAGGTGGATCCCTGATCGTGGGGGCAAGTCAGACCACCGGCACCTATCTGATGCCCCGGATGATCGGCCTGTTCCGCCAGAAATATCCAGACGTCTCCGTGCAGCTCCAGGTCCACAGCACCCGCCGCACGGGCTGGAGTGTGGCCAACGGTCAGATCGACCTGGCGATCATCGGTGGTGAATTGCCAGCGGAACTCAATGAACTGCTGCAGGTGGTGCCCTACGCCAGTGATGAGCTGGCGCTGGTGCTGCCGGTGAAGCACCCCCTGGCCCGGCTGGCTGAACTCACCAAGGAAGACCTCTATCGCCTGGGCTTTGTCTGCCTCGATGCGCAATCCACCACCCGGAAGATGGTCGACCAGCTTCTGGCGCGTTCCGGCCTGGATGTGCAGCGCCTCCGCATCGATATGGAGCTGAATTCGCTGGAAGCCATCAAAAATGCCGTTCAGGCGGGCCTGGGCGCCGCCTTTGTTCCCGTGGTGTCGATCGAGCGGGAGTTATCGGCGGGCACGATTCATCGGCCCCAGGTGGCTGATCTGCAGGTGCGGCGCCAGCTCAAGCTGATCACCCACCCCGCCCGCTACTGCTCACGTGCTTCGGTGGCCTTCCGCAATGACGTTCTGCCCGTCTTTGCCAGTGCTGACAGCCCGATTCGCCAGGCAGCGAAGGTCGTGCCTGAAGCGATCGGGGAGCAACTGGTTCAGAACTGA
- a CDS encoding DUF3172 domain-containing protein, with protein MTDSRYDRGGRRPRDGRYDRVERDRYDAPSRGGYGRPPGPPPGGGGGQGGFQFSTLTVAVLAGVLVVGIGIGSAVTSTTTGDQGNIASSQQLDMAVPDPEFCRQWGASAFVMDIEMYTTLNPSSSFVTQPTLQPGCVIRRENWSVLRKEGAITAEQERECKQRMNTFAYIGSVRDKPVVRCVYQTDISENKFLTRGVADDAVGVTPEADQF; from the coding sequence GTGACCGACTCGCGCTACGACCGCGGCGGCCGCCGACCGCGGGACGGCCGCTACGACCGCGTTGAGCGTGACCGCTATGACGCTCCGTCCAGGGGCGGATACGGCCGTCCTCCCGGCCCCCCACCAGGGGGTGGAGGCGGCCAGGGAGGCTTTCAATTCAGCACCCTCACCGTGGCCGTCCTGGCAGGGGTTCTCGTGGTGGGGATCGGCATCGGCAGCGCTGTCACCAGCACCACCACGGGCGACCAGGGAAACATTGCCAGCTCCCAGCAACTGGACATGGCCGTTCCCGACCCGGAGTTCTGCCGCCAGTGGGGGGCGAGCGCCTTCGTCATGGACATCGAGATGTACACGACGCTCAACCCCTCCAGCAGCTTTGTGACCCAGCCGACCCTGCAACCGGGTTGCGTGATCCGTCGGGAGAACTGGTCGGTGCTGCGCAAAGAGGGAGCCATCACCGCCGAGCAGGAGCGTGAGTGCAAGCAGCGGATGAACACCTTTGCCTACATCGGCTCCGTTCGGGACAAGCCCGTGGTGCGCTGCGTCTACCAAACCGACATCAGTGAGAACAAATTCCTCACCCGAGGTGTGGCAGATGACGCTGTGGGCGTCACACCAGAGGCCGATCAGTTCTGA